Proteins co-encoded in one Dehalogenimonas sp. WBC-2 genomic window:
- the nusA gene encoding transcription termination protein NusA, protein MKSDFLLAITQLSAEKNLSKEVVIAAVEAALVSAYRKESFAPNQNIQAKIDQLTGRVKVWAEKTVVELVTDSRTEITMAEARRVQPGIQLGEPVLVEDTPHDAGRIAAQTAKQVILQRLHEAENTAIVDEYAGKAGDIVSGMIQRTEPKQIVIDLGRAEAIMPPSEQVHTERYRPGQRLKVYLVEVAKTVKGAVVVVSRSHPGLLRRLFEMEIPEIYSGMVEIKAVAREAGARSKVAVTARQTGVDPVGCCVGLRGIRIQNIVSELNGEKIDVIAWSSDTAALIASALSPAQVTRVIINEAEKSATAVIPDRQQSLAIGKEGQNVRLAVKLTGWRIDIKSVSEYEAAHPAPEPQAAPVIIEAVKTPEKPVEKAADKPADRPQPKPVEKPREKPAEKLPELTPDILEPVLVSVPEAAPPVVEEIGLKLSLDMAERVVQTPAESKSGVRFAEDILGKAAERADKKKRRGKDTDDGSRGKKKRSGGAGEFDLGDDYF, encoded by the coding sequence ATGAAAAGCGACTTTTTGCTCGCCATCACTCAACTCTCAGCTGAGAAAAACCTTTCAAAAGAAGTGGTAATCGCGGCGGTGGAAGCGGCTCTGGTATCCGCTTACCGAAAAGAGAGTTTTGCCCCTAACCAGAACATCCAGGCCAAGATTGATCAACTGACCGGCAGGGTGAAAGTCTGGGCGGAAAAAACCGTTGTTGAACTGGTGACCGACAGCCGCACTGAGATCACCATGGCTGAAGCCCGGCGCGTTCAACCCGGCATTCAACTGGGAGAACCGGTGCTGGTAGAGGACACCCCCCATGACGCCGGGCGCATCGCCGCGCAAACTGCCAAACAGGTTATTTTACAGCGTTTGCATGAAGCGGAGAACACCGCCATTGTAGACGAATACGCCGGCAAGGCCGGGGATATTGTGTCCGGTATGATTCAGCGGACGGAACCCAAGCAGATAGTCATTGATCTGGGCCGCGCTGAGGCGATTATGCCGCCTTCAGAACAGGTTCACACTGAGCGTTACCGTCCCGGTCAGCGCCTCAAGGTGTATCTGGTTGAGGTGGCCAAAACTGTTAAAGGGGCCGTGGTGGTGGTGTCCCGCTCTCATCCAGGCTTGCTGCGACGGCTTTTTGAAATGGAAATCCCCGAGATTTACTCCGGTATGGTTGAAATCAAGGCGGTGGCCCGGGAAGCTGGTGCCCGCTCTAAAGTTGCCGTCACTGCCCGGCAGACGGGTGTTGACCCCGTAGGCTGCTGCGTTGGTCTGCGCGGTATCAGGATCCAGAATATTGTAAGTGAGCTAAATGGTGAAAAGATAGATGTCATTGCCTGGAGCAGTGACACAGCGGCGCTGATCGCCAGCGCATTGAGCCCGGCTCAGGTAACCCGTGTTATTATCAACGAGGCGGAAAAATCAGCCACCGCGGTTATCCCGGATCGTCAGCAAAGCCTGGCCATCGGTAAAGAAGGTCAGAATGTGCGCCTGGCGGTTAAACTGACCGGTTGGCGCATTGACATTAAGAGTGTCTCAGAATATGAAGCAGCTCATCCTGCACCGGAACCGCAAGCGGCACCGGTAATCATTGAAGCTGTTAAAACGCCTGAGAAGCCGGTGGAGAAGGCCGCAGATAAACCCGCTGACAGACCGCAGCCTAAACCGGTAGAAAAACCGCGCGAGAAACCGGCGGAGAAATTGCCGGAACTGACGCCGGATATTTTGGAGCCAGTACTGGTCAGCGTGCCGGAGGCAGCACCGCCGGTGGTAGAAGAAATCGGGCTTAAATTGTCCCTTGACATGGCAGAACGGGTGGTGCAAACTCCCGCTGAGAGTAAGTCCGGGGTACGTTTTGCTGAGGATATTCTGGGCAAAGCGGCTGAACGCGCTGACAAGAAGAAACGCCGGGGCAAAGATACCGATGATGGCAGCCGTGGCAAGAAGAAACGTAGCGGCGGCGCCGGCGAATTTGATTTAGGTGATGACTACTTCTAA
- a CDS encoding aspartate-semialdehyde dehydrogenase, whose amino-acid sequence MNGLRVAIVGATGLVGQEFIKILAQRNFPLKSLSLLASDRSAGKKLWFKEQELQVQETSSDSFNDVDLALFSAGAEISRHFSPIAAQKGVLVIDNSAAFRMETNVPLVVPEVNIEDAKDHHGIIANPNCSTIQMAVVLAPLNRVNPIKRVIVSTYQAVSGTGSAALEALTEQSRSVLDGQAVIPHVYPHQIAFNLLPEIDIFLDTGYTKEEWKMMVETRKIMHLPKLALSATCVRVPVFVGHSESVNIEFERPVSADDARVILAKAPGIRVLDDPTVSLYPHPWMVAGTDETYVGRIRQDSSHANGLNMWIVADNVRKGAALNAIQIAEEMLRYGWLRA is encoded by the coding sequence TTGAACGGTCTGAGAGTGGCCATCGTTGGTGCTACGGGTCTTGTGGGTCAGGAATTCATAAAAATTCTGGCGCAGAGAAATTTTCCGTTGAAAAGCCTTTCTCTGTTAGCCTCTGACCGCAGCGCCGGCAAGAAGCTGTGGTTTAAAGAACAAGAGTTACAGGTTCAGGAGACTTCATCCGACAGCTTCAATGATGTTGATCTGGCGCTCTTTTCAGCTGGAGCTGAAATCAGCCGTCATTTCTCGCCCATTGCCGCCCAGAAAGGCGTGCTGGTAATCGATAACAGCGCCGCCTTTCGCATGGAGACAAATGTCCCGCTGGTAGTGCCGGAAGTCAACATTGAAGATGCCAAAGACCACCATGGCATTATCGCCAACCCCAACTGCTCTACTATTCAAATGGCGGTTGTTCTGGCTCCGCTAAACAGAGTCAACCCCATTAAACGGGTGATCGTAAGCACCTATCAGGCGGTATCAGGCACCGGCAGTGCTGCCCTTGAAGCTCTGACCGAACAAAGCCGTAGCGTGTTGGACGGGCAGGCGGTCATACCCCATGTTTACCCCCATCAAATCGCCTTTAACCTGTTGCCGGAAATAGACATCTTTCTCGATACCGGCTATACCAAGGAAGAGTGGAAAATGATGGTGGAGACCCGCAAGATAATGCACCTGCCTAAGTTGGCATTGTCGGCCACCTGTGTCAGGGTACCGGTTTTTGTCGGTCACAGTGAGTCGGTGAACATTGAGTTTGAGCGTCCTGTATCTGCCGATGACGCGCGTGTCATATTGGCCAAAGCCCCCGGTATCAGGGTGTTAGATGACCCCACTGTCAGTCTTTATCCTCATCCCTGGATGGTGGCCGGTACTGACGAGACCTATGTTGGCCGGATTCGTCAGGATTCTTCCCATGCCAACGGACTGAATATGTGGATCGTTGCTGATAATGTTCGCAAAGGTGCAGCGCTGAACGCCATCCAAATTGCCGAAGAGATGCTGCGGTATGGCTGGCTGAGAGCATAG
- the rpsO gene encoding 30S ribosomal protein S15, translating into MEKQDKINVIDAFKRHDKDTGSAEVQVAILSARIVQLTAHMAANKQDSHTKRNLLRLVGQRRRMLAYLRQEDATRYQDIIAKLGLRK; encoded by the coding sequence TTGGAAAAACAGGACAAGATCAACGTTATCGATGCTTTTAAACGTCATGACAAGGACACCGGCTCTGCTGAAGTACAGGTAGCCATCCTGTCAGCCCGCATCGTTCAGTTGACCGCTCACATGGCGGCCAACAAGCAGGACTCTCACACCAAGCGCAATCTGTTGAGATTGGTCGGTCAGCGTCGGCGCATGCTTGCCTACTTACGGCAGGAGGATGCTACCCGCTATCAGGACATTATCGCCAAGCTCGGTCTGCGCAAGTAG
- a CDS encoding ribosome-binding factor A: MSHRVARVNQLIREEISRIMQREVSDPRFALLSVNSVDTAADLEFAKIYVSHLSTSEHKEEILKALSGATSYFRGELGKVLTLRHVPQLAFYWDDSIERGARLSQLIDQANRPATPPPTQEI; this comes from the coding sequence TTGAGCCACCGTGTGGCACGGGTGAACCAATTGATCCGGGAAGAGATCAGCCGGATAATGCAGCGTGAGGTCAGCGACCCTCGCTTTGCCTTGCTGTCAGTTAACTCAGTGGACACTGCCGCAGATCTGGAATTCGCTAAGATATATGTCAGCCATTTGAGTACCAGTGAACACAAAGAAGAGATTTTAAAGGCCTTAAGCGGTGCCACCAGCTATTTTCGCGGTGAACTGGGCAAAGTCTTGACCCTGCGTCATGTGCCGCAACTGGCATTTTATTGGGATGATTCCATAGAACGTGGTGCACGGCTCAGTCAGCTAATAGACCAGGCTAACCGTCCTGCCACTCCGCCTCCAACCCAGGAAATATGA
- a CDS encoding dihydrodipicolinate reductase, whose translation MPIKVAVQGALGQMGQEVIRAVGAASDLVLVGGCDSKAVAPFISSSDGNKIPLCSDLATLLADCQPDVVIDFSLAAAVQKTAETAAKAGVSLVIGTTGLAPEALSKVAALTKEYNIGAVIAPNFALGAVVMMELARIAARYFDWAEIIELHHEKKADAPSGTAIATARAMSSARELPFQNLPGDNGHASRGQKFDGVPIHSVRMPGLVANQEIIFGAPGQTLSIKHDTINRESFMPGVLMAIREVVKRPGQFIFGLDKLLGL comes from the coding sequence ATGCCTATTAAGGTAGCCGTACAAGGCGCATTGGGTCAAATGGGACAAGAGGTGATCCGCGCTGTTGGTGCGGCGTCTGATCTTGTTCTGGTGGGCGGTTGTGATTCAAAAGCTGTCGCTCCATTTATATCTTCATCTGACGGAAATAAGATACCCCTTTGTTCAGATCTGGCTACGCTCCTGGCTGACTGTCAACCCGATGTTGTGATAGATTTCAGCTTGGCTGCGGCCGTACAGAAGACGGCGGAGACAGCGGCTAAAGCGGGTGTTTCTTTGGTCATAGGCACCACTGGGCTGGCACCGGAAGCCTTGTCCAAAGTAGCCGCCCTGACTAAAGAGTATAATATCGGGGCAGTTATCGCCCCCAATTTTGCGCTTGGCGCCGTCGTTATGATGGAATTGGCGCGTATCGCCGCCCGGTACTTTGACTGGGCTGAGATCATAGAACTGCACCATGAGAAAAAAGCCGATGCCCCTTCCGGCACCGCCATCGCTACTGCTCGAGCCATGAGTTCTGCGCGGGAATTACCTTTTCAAAACCTTCCCGGTGATAACGGACATGCCAGCCGGGGCCAGAAATTTGACGGTGTGCCTATACACAGTGTCAGGATGCCGGGGTTGGTGGCCAACCAGGAGATTATCTTTGGAGCTCCGGGTCAGACGCTTTCAATAAAGCATGATACAATAAACCGCGAAAGCTTTATGCCGGGTGTGCTGATGGCTATCCGCGAGGTTGTTAAACGTCCCGGGCAGTTCATTTTCGGCTTGGACAAACTTCTGGGCCTATAA
- a CDS encoding tRNA pseudouridine synthase B, which produces MSLNGWLNIDKPAGMTSYQVVACLKRLVGRSRIGHAGTLDPLATGVLPVALGQATRTVEYLHQGSKTYHAVIQLGITTDTYDAEGRVTATADASEVSLEAVQNALKPFLGIIRQVPPIYSALKQNGRPLYELARNGEAVEVKERLVTIYRLELTAFTSPLVTIEVECGSGTYIRSLAYDLGQNLGVGAHLKSLRRTVYGQFNIKQAIDLSSLQSLDDISANILSVDTALSVLPLLELNESEAASIACGVVSTEIKARLIGQNAYRLYRQGRLLAIADSTGDELRLKVFNIVATS; this is translated from the coding sequence ATGAGCCTTAACGGCTGGTTAAATATTGATAAACCGGCAGGCATGACTTCCTACCAGGTTGTCGCCTGTCTGAAACGCCTCGTCGGGCGCAGCCGCATCGGCCATGCCGGAACTCTTGACCCTCTGGCTACCGGTGTTCTACCGGTGGCGCTGGGACAGGCCACCCGCACGGTGGAATATCTTCACCAGGGCAGCAAGACTTACCATGCGGTCATCCAACTTGGCATCACTACCGATACCTATGATGCCGAAGGCCGCGTTACCGCCACTGCTGATGCATCAGAAGTCAGTCTGGAAGCCGTTCAAAATGCCTTAAAGCCTTTTCTGGGCATTATCCGGCAGGTTCCTCCTATTTACAGTGCTCTTAAGCAAAATGGCCGTCCATTATATGAGTTGGCCCGAAATGGTGAAGCAGTTGAAGTTAAGGAACGTCTTGTTACCATTTACCGCCTGGAATTGACTGCTTTCACTTCACCGCTGGTCACTATTGAAGTGGAATGCGGTAGCGGCACCTATATCCGTTCGCTGGCTTATGACCTGGGGCAGAATCTGGGGGTGGGGGCGCATCTAAAAAGCTTGAGGCGTACCGTTTACGGGCAATTTAACATAAAGCAGGCCATAGACTTGAGCAGCTTGCAGTCGCTTGATGATATATCTGCTAACATTCTGTCTGTGGACACTGCACTTTCTGTGCTGCCGCTTCTGGAGCTAAATGAGTCAGAAGCGGCCTCAATTGCCTGTGGTGTAGTGTCAACGGAAATAAAGGCTAGATTAATCGGTCAAAACGCTTACCGGCTCTATAGGCAAGGTAGATTGTTGGCAATTGCTGATAGTACCGGTGACGAGTTGAGGTTGAAAGTTTTTAACATTGTGGCGACTTCTTAA
- a CDS encoding translation initiation factor 2, whose amino-acid sequence MSEEKKDNATNASPPSPARPVVELPSAISVRQLSATLRQHPIEVIKQLMRNGMMANINEVIDYEAAARLAADFGIEAKPQTVRSAALKRKRPEQEELKNLPLRPPVVTIMGHVDHGKTRLLDAIRSTHVMESEAGGITQHIGAYQVEIKGQKITFLDTPGHEAFTAMRARGARATDITILVVAADDGVMPQTLEAIDHARAAGVPIIVAINKIDKPGVNADKVKQQLADQGLVIEEWGGDTIAVGTSAKERIGIDDLLENVLLVAEIEDLHADPNTSATGVVIEAEMDKSRGAMATVLVQNGTLKVGDIAVVGEIFGKVKAMFNDQGKQIRKAEPSTPVAILGLPAVPGVGDTLSVVVNERQARQFLSEQTKRKPAAVTLASLHDEIASGKVKELNIVLKTDVQGSIEPIRSSLEKLATDNLTVHIIHSGTGNITENDVMLAIASHGVVIGFSTGIEAGAQRLADSEKIDIRHYDIIYNLVDEVDKALKGLIEPEIKEIIEGRAEVRAVFSAGKKVNVAGMYILEGKAARGTRVRVMRGGEILAESPIISLRRFKDDVREIATGYEGGVGLESFNDFQVGDLLEFIRKDKGS is encoded by the coding sequence GTGTCTGAAGAAAAAAAAGATAACGCTACCAATGCTTCGCCGCCGTCACCCGCCCGGCCGGTTGTAGAGTTGCCCTCGGCTATCAGCGTCAGGCAATTATCGGCCACTCTGCGGCAGCATCCTATTGAGGTCATCAAACAGCTCATGCGCAATGGGATGATGGCCAATATAAATGAAGTTATAGATTATGAAGCCGCCGCCCGCCTGGCCGCCGATTTTGGTATTGAAGCCAAACCGCAGACTGTAAGGTCTGCCGCGCTGAAACGCAAGAGGCCGGAACAGGAAGAACTAAAAAATCTGCCCTTACGGCCGCCGGTGGTTACCATCATGGGGCACGTTGACCACGGCAAGACCCGTCTTTTGGATGCCATCCGTTCAACTCATGTTATGGAGAGTGAAGCTGGAGGCATCACGCAACATATCGGTGCCTATCAGGTGGAGATCAAAGGACAAAAGATCACCTTTCTTGATACGCCGGGCCATGAAGCCTTTACCGCCATGCGTGCCCGCGGCGCCCGCGCTACTGATATCACTATCCTGGTGGTAGCCGCTGATGATGGTGTCATGCCTCAAACACTGGAGGCCATTGACCACGCCCGCGCCGCCGGTGTGCCGATCATCGTTGCCATCAATAAGATTGATAAACCCGGCGTCAACGCCGATAAAGTCAAGCAGCAACTGGCTGATCAGGGATTGGTCATTGAAGAATGGGGCGGCGATACCATTGCCGTCGGTACCTCAGCTAAGGAAAGAATCGGCATTGATGATTTGCTGGAGAACGTGCTGCTGGTTGCGGAGATCGAGGACCTGCACGCCGACCCCAACACCTCCGCCACCGGTGTGGTCATTGAAGCGGAGATGGATAAAAGTCGCGGCGCCATGGCTACTGTTTTGGTGCAAAACGGTACGCTCAAGGTCGGCGATATTGCTGTGGTCGGTGAGATATTCGGCAAGGTTAAGGCCATGTTTAATGATCAAGGCAAACAGATCCGTAAAGCTGAGCCGTCTACGCCGGTGGCTATTCTGGGTCTGCCTGCGGTACCGGGTGTTGGCGACACTCTGTCGGTAGTGGTCAATGAACGCCAGGCGCGGCAGTTCCTTAGTGAACAGACCAAGCGCAAACCCGCCGCCGTAACTTTGGCCAGCCTACACGATGAGATTGCCTCGGGCAAGGTCAAAGAACTCAATATCGTTTTAAAGACAGACGTTCAAGGCAGTATTGAGCCTATCCGCAGCTCACTTGAGAAACTGGCGACTGATAATTTGACAGTACACATCATCCACTCTGGCACGGGCAATATCACTGAAAATGATGTGATGCTGGCCATCGCCTCTCATGGTGTGGTTATCGGTTTCTCCACCGGCATTGAGGCTGGCGCCCAGCGGCTGGCTGATTCTGAAAAGATCGACATCCGGCACTATGACATCATATATAACCTTGTTGATGAAGTAGACAAGGCGCTGAAAGGCTTGATAGAACCGGAGATTAAAGAGATTATTGAAGGTCGGGCCGAGGTCCGCGCCGTGTTTAGCGCGGGCAAGAAGGTCAATGTGGCCGGCATGTATATCCTTGAAGGCAAAGCGGCCAGAGGTACCCGGGTCAGGGTGATGCGCGGTGGCGAAATTTTGGCTGAAAGCCCGATTATCTCTCTGCGACGCTTTAAAGATGATGTTCGGGAGATTGCCACCGGGTATGAGGGCGGTGTCGGTCTGGAAAGCTTCAATGACTTCCAGGTCGGTGACCTGCTTGAATTCATACGCAAGGACAAAGGCTCTTGA
- a CDS encoding polyribonucleotide nucleotidyltransferase → MPLIKTFERNIGGRKLTIESGKLAWQANGAVTLRYGDTQILVTAVIAKEPRPGIDFLPLTIDVEERMYAAGRIPGGFIRREGRPSEQATLSSRLADRPIRPLLPKNWRREIQIIVTVLATDHENDPDVLGVIGASCALGISEMPFEGPLSAVHVGYIDGKFVLNPTFSQMPDSTLDVVVASTKRAVTMLEAGAHEAPEALMLEAIRFGHQANQEIIALQEEIIAAIGKTKWQIDVAAADAGLAAKVTAIVENKLAGAFYQADKAQRQENLENIREELTNALSDEYDSGEMMTAYDKKIRHLVRSTILDKKERVSGRGIEEIRELSAEVGILPRVHGSALFSRGQTQILNITTLGSLQMEQKLDNISPETSKRYMHHYNFPPYSTGETKRVGVTGRREIGHGALAERALLPVIPSEAEFPYSIRLVSEALSSNGSTSMASTCASSLSLMDAGVPIKKAVAGISIGLVTDDTDPGRFVTLTDIEGLEDNYGDMDFKVAGTCDGITAIQLDIKLKGISFEVIERTLEQARTARLQILEVMDKALKTNRAELSPYAPRMYKLKIDQGKIGAVIGPGGRVIRNIIEETKTTIDIEDDGTVIIGATDGESAKRAISMIEGLTKDVEAGTVYTGKVTRVMSFGAFVEILPGKEGLVHISELANHRVEKVEDVLKNGDTVTVKVTEIDSQGRINLSIRALLAPPTAEEQEAMRNQGPPQGGFRRSGPGAPLNQGDRPPFRR, encoded by the coding sequence TTGCCTTTAATTAAAACATTTGAACGCAACATAGGCGGTCGTAAACTTACCATAGAGAGCGGTAAGCTGGCCTGGCAGGCCAACGGCGCTGTCACTCTGCGCTACGGCGATACCCAGATACTGGTTACCGCCGTCATTGCCAAAGAACCCCGGCCCGGCATTGATTTCTTGCCATTGACCATTGATGTTGAAGAGCGGATGTATGCCGCGGGCAGAATTCCCGGTGGTTTTATCCGGCGGGAAGGCCGCCCTTCAGAGCAGGCCACCCTTTCCAGCCGCCTGGCAGACCGGCCCATTCGGCCACTGCTACCCAAAAACTGGCGTCGTGAGATCCAGATCATCGTTACCGTTTTAGCTACTGATCATGAGAATGACCCTGATGTCCTTGGGGTGATCGGAGCCTCTTGTGCTCTTGGTATCTCTGAAATGCCGTTTGAAGGTCCGCTTTCCGCCGTTCACGTTGGTTATATAGACGGTAAGTTTGTGCTTAACCCCACCTTTTCGCAGATGCCGGACAGCACCCTTGATGTTGTTGTGGCCAGCACCAAAAGAGCGGTCACTATGCTAGAAGCTGGCGCTCACGAGGCGCCGGAGGCTCTGATGCTGGAGGCTATCCGTTTCGGCCATCAGGCCAACCAGGAAATCATCGCCCTTCAGGAAGAGATAATCGCCGCTATTGGCAAAACTAAATGGCAAATTGATGTAGCGGCTGCTGACGCCGGACTTGCGGCTAAAGTTACCGCTATCGTTGAGAACAAGCTGGCCGGAGCCTTTTATCAGGCTGACAAGGCGCAGCGTCAGGAAAATCTGGAAAATATCCGCGAAGAACTCACCAATGCCTTGAGCGATGAGTATGACAGTGGTGAGATGATGACTGCCTACGACAAAAAAATCCGCCATCTTGTCCGCTCAACTATTCTGGATAAAAAAGAGCGGGTCAGCGGTCGGGGTATAGAGGAAATCCGTGAACTGTCCGCCGAGGTCGGTATTTTACCCCGTGTTCATGGTTCAGCCCTTTTTTCCCGCGGACAAACTCAGATTTTGAATATTACCACACTGGGTTCTCTCCAGATGGAGCAAAAACTGGATAATATTTCACCAGAAACCTCCAAACGTTACATGCACCATTATAATTTTCCGCCCTATTCTACCGGTGAGACCAAGCGTGTCGGTGTTACCGGCCGCCGTGAAATCGGGCATGGAGCACTGGCTGAACGCGCCCTTTTGCCGGTTATCCCGTCTGAGGCTGAGTTTCCTTATTCCATCCGGCTGGTGTCTGAAGCCCTTAGTTCCAACGGCTCCACTTCCATGGCCAGCACCTGCGCTTCATCACTGTCGCTCATGGATGCCGGTGTGCCTATTAAAAAGGCAGTAGCCGGTATTTCGATTGGTCTTGTCACTGATGACACTGACCCCGGGCGGTTTGTTACCTTGACCGATATTGAAGGATTGGAAGACAATTACGGCGATATGGACTTCAAAGTGGCGGGCACCTGTGACGGTATTACTGCCATTCAGCTGGACATCAAACTCAAAGGTATTAGTTTTGAGGTCATTGAGCGGACGTTAGAGCAGGCCAGAACTGCCAGATTGCAGATTCTTGAGGTCATGGACAAGGCACTTAAGACCAACCGTGCGGAACTGTCGCCTTACGCCCCGCGAATGTATAAATTAAAGATTGATCAGGGCAAGATCGGCGCCGTCATTGGTCCGGGTGGCCGCGTTATCCGTAACATCATTGAAGAAACCAAAACCACCATTGATATTGAAGACGACGGCACGGTCATCATTGGTGCCACCGATGGTGAATCGGCTAAACGCGCTATATCCATGATTGAAGGACTGACCAAGGATGTTGAAGCAGGCACCGTCTACACCGGCAAGGTGACCCGTGTAATGAGTTTCGGTGCCTTCGTTGAAATTTTACCGGGTAAAGAAGGCTTGGTTCATATTTCAGAACTTGCCAATCACCGTGTTGAGAAAGTTGAAGATGTTCTCAAGAACGGTGACACCGTTACCGTTAAGGTAACCGAGATAGATTCTCAGGGCCGGATCAACCTGTCTATCCGCGCCCTGCTGGCACCGCCGACCGCAGAAGAGCAAGAAGCTATGCGCAATCAAGGCCCACCACAGGGAGGTTTCCGGCGCTCCGGTCCGGGGGCACCCCTGAATCAAGGTGATCGGCCTCCATTTAGGCGGTAA
- a CDS encoding arsenical resistance operon repressor — MRIYNNKLERLADQLKALADETRLRIMNLIIERECCVCEVMQALGISQTRASRNLSQLYDAGLLEQRRDGLWTIYYLDSGSGTGHHALLVSAVEQGLKNDALSTADRRRLRESKRLCPPSGLPHSSQGDLAQPENVRCP, encoded by the coding sequence ATGCGCATATATAATAATAAGTTAGAACGCCTGGCGGATCAACTCAAAGCTCTGGCGGATGAGACACGCCTTCGCATTATGAACCTTATTATCGAGCGTGAATGTTGTGTCTGTGAGGTTATGCAGGCGCTGGGTATTTCACAGACACGGGCATCACGTAACCTGTCGCAGCTTTACGATGCCGGACTACTGGAACAACGGCGTGATGGCTTATGGACTATTTACTACCTTGATTCCGGCTCTGGGACCGGTCACCATGCTTTGCTGGTCAGCGCCGTTGAACAAGGTCTGAAAAACGATGCTTTGTCCACTGCCGACCGCCGCCGTCTCCGGGAGAGCAAACGTCTTTGCCCACCGTCAGGTCTGCCGCATTCAAGTCAGGGAGATCTGGCACAACCAGAAAATGTCCGGTGCCCCTAA
- a CDS encoding antigen produces MEMNLIPASRLKVFDVINENKEDLGQVQDFMIDATSGRVAYAVVAFGGILGFSDKWFAMPMESLCWSPENNKFIADISREKLEKAPGIDKNKWPSHYMESKSGWLEDLYNHFNCKPYWATATPNNETVNLGQMFKTGHIAPVSGVYRYVSHSGEKDHAVECIPSANEMEIPVSKGETLPPVRSCGKGAMWRLIRLA; encoded by the coding sequence TTGGAAATGAATCTAATCCCGGCTAGCAGACTCAAGGTATTTGATGTAATAAACGAAAATAAAGAGGATTTAGGGCAGGTACAGGATTTCATGATCGATGCTACATCGGGCCGTGTTGCCTATGCCGTCGTCGCTTTTGGTGGAATCCTTGGTTTCAGCGATAAGTGGTTCGCCATGCCTATGGAATCCCTGTGCTGGTCGCCGGAGAACAACAAGTTTATCGCCGATATTTCGCGTGAAAAACTGGAAAAGGCTCCCGGAATCGACAAGAATAAATGGCCGTCGCATTACATGGAAAGCAAAAGCGGCTGGTTGGAAGATCTTTATAATCATTTCAACTGCAAACCCTACTGGGCCACTGCCACCCCTAATAATGAGACCGTCAACCTGGGGCAAATGTTCAAAACAGGCCATATCGCCCCCGTCTCCGGTGTTTACCGCTACGTCTCACATAGCGGTGAAAAAGACCATGCTGTGGAATGCATACCCTCGGCTAACGAGATGGAAATTCCGGTGTCCAAAGGTGAAACCCTCCCCCCTGTGCGCTCCTGTGGTAAGGGTGCTATGTGGAGGCTCATCAGGCTGGCATAA